The genomic stretch GGGACCTCGGCTTCGCTGATCAGAAACACGTGACGCGGAACTTTGTAGCTCGCCAGGGAACTTTTGCAGAAGTCGCGGAGCGTATCCGGGCTCGTGTCCGCGCCGGCGTGCAACACGACAAAGGCGGCGATGTTCTCGCCGCGCACCGGATGTGGGACGCCGACGACGTGCGCGGCTTTGACGGCGGGATGGCGCGCCAGCGCTTCTTCAACTTCAACGGCGGCGACGTTTACACCGGCGGTCTTGATCACGTCTTTCAGTCGCGTGGCGAAATGGAGATACCCGTCGTCGTCGAAATAGCCGAGGTCGCCGGTTTTGAAGAACCCGTCGGCGTCGAACGTATTCGCGCGCGGCACTTTGTAGTAGCGCTCCATCAAGGTTGGGCCCTTCACGTGGATCTCGCCGGCTTCGCCGACGGCGACCGGTTGGCGCGTCTCGGGATTCACGATCTTGACCGTCATGCCGTCGAGCGGTTTCCCGAACGTGCCAGTGCGAATCGCCTCGGCATCGTCCCAGCGCGCCGCGGTGACGCAGGTTGCGGTTTCCGACATGCCGTAGACACCGATGGCGACGTGGTCGCTGCCGAGCAGTTGCGTCGCGAGTTGATGGTTGGTGCCCTTCTTCAGCCGCAGCGTGTGCTTGGCGAAGTCGGGATGTTCGAGTAGTGGCCCGGCTTGATGCCAGCCGGCCATGATCGTGCAGCGCTCGCGCTCCAGGAGCGTGAGCGCGCTGCCGGCGTCGACGGTTTCCTGCAAGACGATGCGGCCACCGCCAGCCATAGTCGCGAGTGCCCCGAGAATGAAGCCGCCGCTCCAAAACAGCGGCATGTGACCCCACCACGCGTCGTCCGGCGTGATGCCGAAGCACGGCGCCAGACGCCGCGCGGAGATCGTCAGCGCGGCGTGGCAGTGCAATACCGCCTTCGCTTGCGCGGTGGTGCCGGAGGTGAAGAAGATCGTTGCCCAATCGGCCGGCGATACGGTGCGCTCCAGCGCATCGAGGAAGGCGTTGTCGCATTCCGGTTGCACGTCGCCCCACCGCTCGGCGCCGGGCGCGCTGCCATCGAGCAACACCACGCGCCGCAGCGCGGGTGCGCTCGAAGAGCGCAGTTGACCCGGTTCGCTGCGGCGCAACTCGGGGATGATCTCGTTCACGCTGGCGAGATAGTCGTGCTTCAAAAATCCCGGCAGCATCAGCAGGGTCGACACGTCGCCGTGCGTTAGCGCGTAGGCGATTTCGTCGCGTTTCCACAACGTGGAGAACGGCGCCAGGATTGCGCCGATGCGCAGCGCCCCGAAGGCGATTGGTAGCCAGTCGAGGCGGTTCGAACAGAGAAAGCCGACGCGCGCGCCTTTGGTGACGCCGAGCGCGATAAGCTTCTTCGCCGCAACGCGACTCGCCTCGCGCAACTCGGCCCATGTGAGCCGCGCCGTGACCGCGTCGCGCGGCGCATACGCGATCGATTCGGCGTTCGAGTCGCGCGCCGCAACTGAGTCCAGAAACGCGCCTAGTGTCTCCACTGAGATCCGTCCTTCATTCAGATGGGTCCGCGCTACGATCAGCGAGGGAAAACCCACGGCGGGGTTTTCCCTCGCGAGTTTCTTGCAAGCCTGCCCCCGTGCGCTCGGGCGCCCGATGCTCCGCTGGGCGTCGGCACGCGAAGTGAATTCGCGCACCTCCCTTTCGCGCCCGCGGCGCTCGGCGGAGCCGGCCCTGAGTAGCCAAGCGTATCGAAGGGGGCCGCGTGATTGTGACTCGGCCTCGCGCGATCATTCTCTGCCTGCGACACGGCGCTACGCCACCAATGATGGGCTGCTGAACGCAAGCGGTGGCCTCTGGGCTTCCTTGTTTCAGCGCTTGAGGCTTGTGCGACTATCTCTGAATTTTCATCAGGGTGTGTCCGCTCTCTGCTCTTTGCGGGGCATCCGACTCCGACAGTCGGTGGAAGCACTGCCCTGCAATGCATCCACGCAGAGGCCGCCGCTCGATCAGTCCATTCAGCGCTGGCGGGAAAGAGCGAGTGCGCCAACTTGGTTCCAACGCGCGGGGCCGACTCGGCATGACGCGACCCATTTGCCCCGCTCCGAGGCGGGAAAGGAGAGCGCGAGAGGAAAACCGGCCGCGGTTTTCCTCTCGTACGGGCGCAGGGGCGCAGCCCCGCATCCGGCGCTTCCGGCGCTACATGATTGCTGCGACCGTTCATTTCATCCGCGCGTATGAGCGAGACACACGGAATCACCCGCATGCTCCCACGTTGCGCAGGCGCGCGATCTCGTCCGCCGACTTGCCGAGTTCGCGCAGAACATCATCCGTATGCTCGGCGAGACCCGGTGGCGGGATGCGCAGCGAGCCGGGCGACTCGCTCATGCGGAACAATACGTTCATCGTCTTGAACGGGCCATGCTTCGGATGCTCCCAGTCGGCCACCGAGCCGATCGCTCCCAGTTGCTCCATCTCGAAGAGATCTTTCAAACTGTTGACGCGGCACGCGGGGACATCGAAGTCGTGGCACAGCTTGAGCCAGTGTGCGCACGTATTGGTGCGAAAGATGCCGTGCAGGATGGCGAGGAACTCCGCGCGGTTTTCGCAGCGCGCGTTGTTGGTGGTGAACTTCGGGTCCTTGAGCACGTCGGCGCGGCCCAGTCCGTCCATCAAGCGCTTGCAAAAAGCGTTGGTGAGACAGGCGACGATGAAATAGCCGTCGTTGGCTTGGAACGCTTGATACGGCACGAGGTCCGGATGACCATTGCCGAACTTTTGATACTCGTGGCCGGTGTTGAGGTAGGCCGTCGAGATGTCGGCCAGCAGCGAGATCGCCGCGTCGAGCATGGCTAGATCGATGCGTTGGCCGAGCCCGGTCTGCGTGCGGTGGAGCAGCGCCAGCGCGATGGCGTAAGCCGCATACGCACCGGCGGAAATGTCGGCAATGGGTCCCGCGGCTTTCGCCGGTGGACCGTCGGGAAATCCGGTCAGCCCCATCATCCCCGCGGTCGCTTGCAGGATGAGATCCATGCCGGGGTCTTGCGCCATCGGTCCGACGCTGCCGAAGGCGGTGATCGAAGCGTAGATCAGGCGCGGGTTGAGCGGCTGGAGTTGCGCGTAGCCCAGGCCAAGCCGGTCCATGACGCCGGGGCGAAAATTTTCTACGAGCACATCCGCCGTCGCAACCATTTCCTTGACCAGCGCCGCGCCGTCGCGATGCTTGATGTCGACGCCGACGGATCTCTTGTTGCGGTTGAGTCCCCAGAAATTGAAGCTGCCGACCTTCGGATCAGCGCCGCGCGCGTAGCGGATGCTGTCACCGCGGCCGGGCTTCTCGATCTTCCACACGTCGGCGCCCATGTCGCCCAGCAGCGTCGTACACCACGGCCCCGCGGCTTGATGGCTGACATCGATGACGCGAATGCCTTTCAACGGTCCTCTATTTTCCATAGTTTCACCTTGCTTCGAATCGGTGTTCATCGGCGTTCATCGGCGGTTTCGTTCCCTCCGTCAACTGAACTGCTCCTTGAGCAAATTGGTCTGCACCTTGTTGGCGGCGTTGCGCGGCAAGGCTGCGATGAACTCGATGCGGCGCGGCTTCTTGAAACCAGACAGGCGTTGTCCCGCAAACTCCGTCAGCGCCGCCGCGTCGAGTTGCGCGCCGTCACGCGCCACTACGATGGCGGTGACTTGCTCGCCCCATTTCGGATGCGGGGTGCCGATCACCGCAACATCGGCAACATCCGGGTGAGTGCGCAGCACGTCTTCCACTTCCACCGGCGACACGTTCTCGCCCCCGGTTATGATGAGCTGCTTCACCCGGCCGGTGATGAAGAAGTAGCCGGCGTCGTTCTGGCGGCCGAGGTCGCCGGTATGCAGCCAGCCATCGCGGATAGCCGCGGTGGTGGCAGCCGAGTCGCGAAAGTAGCCCTGCATCACCGTCGGGCCGCCGACAACCAACTCGCCTTCTTCGCCGGCGGCGGCGAGTGATCCATCGGCACGCCGTACGGCGACCATCACGTAGGGATTGGCGCGGCCGACGGTCCCTTCATGATCGAACACGCTGCTGCCGCGCGCCATCGCGACGCCGTTGGTCGACTCGCTCTGCCCGTAGGCTTCGATGATCTCCGCACCATCGAAGATGCCGGCGAGGGCACGCTTGGCATCCATCGGTGTGGCGGCTCCGCCGACGGTGACCTTTGCGACTGTCTTGCGCACTGCGGCGGGGATGTGTTTGAGCGACACCACGTCGAACACCATGCCGGCGATCAACGGCAGATCCGTAATGCCGAAGCGCTCGGTCGCTTCTAAGAGCACGCCTAGATCGAACTTGTCCATCAACACCGCCGTGGCGCCGTGCAAGACGCGACAGAGCAGATGCGAGACGAACACGGGCGTATGCGTGAGTGGGCTGATGCAGGCGCCGACGCCATCGGCGCGATCACCGCGCGCGGTGGCACAGGCCAGCGTCGACCACAGCAAGTTGGCGTGGGTGATCATCACGCCCTTTGGCGCGCCGGTGGTGCCCGAAGTGTAGGCGAGCACCGCAAGATCGTCTGGTCGCGGCGCGCGGGGTGCGCGCGCGCGCGGCTGAGAGCGCGGGCGGCGCACCACTTGCGGTTGCAGCGGCAGCGTGGGTTCGCAGACGAACGCCGCGCGGCCTGTGGCAACCGCCGCCTCGCGCGCGACCTCGGCGCGCGCGCTGTCGCACAGCAGCGCCTTCGCGCGCGCGTGCGTAAGCAGGTGCGTGGTCTCCGCCACGGTTGAGCGCACCGAAATCGGGACGGCGACCCCGCCGAGGCCCCACACCGCGAACATCGTGGCCGCTAGCGCCGGTTCGTTTGCGGCCATCACTCCGAGGTGATCGCCGGCCCCGAGGCCGTGCTGCGCCAGCCATGCGGCTAGTTCGTGCGCCGCGGCTGCCAGCTCCCCATACGGAATGTTGCGCCCGCGGAAGACCAGACCCCCGGCGTTCCGTCGTCGCTGCGCTTGCAGATCGAGGAAGTCGAGTGAAGAGGGAAGCAGCAGACGGGGGGACACGTGCGCTCGCATTGTCGATTCAACTAACGAGTGTTAGCTATGGGGTCAAGGAACGTTCAGGACTAAAGTGCGTGGGTCAATGCGCTCATGGATTCGGCCGGTGATCGCGGCGCTCCAGCTCGCGGTGATCGTGGTGATTCTACTCAGTTGTGTCCTCTACAGTGTCGTGTACATCGCGCGTTGGCTCGACGATACGACCTACCACATTCCGGCGGCGGTCCGGATCGCGCACAGTTGGAACCCGTACGCGGTCGACTCGCCGGTGGATTCGCACTGGTTCCCGGCGGGCGCCGAGACGCTGGTGGCGGTGCTGGTGTGGGCAACCGGCTCGCTCTACGTCACGAACCTCTCGGGAGCGCTGTGCGCGATTGCGATTGCGGCGTTGATGTATCGTTTCGCGGGACTGTGGTCGAGTGACCCGCTGCCCCGTCTCGCGACCGTAGCGTGTGTGTGCACGATCCCGTTGCTCATCGGTCAATCGCTGGCGTTCTACATTGACATTCATCTGGCGCTGCTGGTGTGTCTCTCGGTCTATCTGCAGGCCGTGTCGTTGTTGCGGCGCGATGCACGCTACGCCTACGTGGGTCTGACCGCAGCGATCCTGACGGCGAGTGTAAAGTACTCGGGATTGCAGTGCGTGCTGGTTCTCGCTCCCGCGAGCGCGTTCTGCGTGATGCGGGCGGCGGCCCCGCGACGGCCACGGGCCGACGCCGTTGCGCTGCTGGCCATCGCGCTGGCGTTCACGGCGGGCTGGTATGTGCGCAATTGGATGTACCGCGGCAATCCGATCTTCTCGTTGGCGGTGCCCGGATGGGCTCAGCCGCTCCTGTCGGTGAGCCCAGCGCCGTACGAGGCCGACGAGGTCGATCCGTTGCATGTGCGAGCGTCGCCGAAGACGGGGTGGCCGCATCCGTGGATGCCGCAGTCGTGGCTCACCCACGACTACAAACCGGACATGACGCACGATGCCTTCGGTGCGAGCGCCGTGGTGTCACTGGCCTGCACCTTGGTGTCCCTCGTGCTGTTGCCATGGCTGCCGGCACGCGAGCGTGAAGTGTGGATCTTCACCGTGCTCCTTGCGACGTTGCTGGTCGTGACCTTGCCCAGCCAGGCGCACGTGCCACGCTACATCCTCTGCGCTCCACTGCTCGCTGGACTTAGCCCGGCGGTGCTGGCGTGCGTCGCCAGTAGGCGCGCAGCGCGCGGGGTGATCGAGGTGCTGTGCGTGGGGATGCTCGCACTGAGTGCGAGCTACGCATACGTGAACCTGTTGGCGCCGGGAACCGAGTGGACCAAGCTGCGCGTCGCCGCGTCGTACCTGTGGCCGTATCGTCCGCATGGGTTACGGCAGGTTGGGTATGCCCAGCCTGGGCACTTGCGGATCGGCTACACGTCGGGTCAGGGCAACATGATCGCTTTGCTCTACGATCCGCACCTCACCAACGAGTTGGTCCCGCTCCACTACCGGAACTACGTCTACAATCACGGGCACGAGGTTGCGTCGCCGGAGGAGTTCGTCGCCCGCGTCCGTGCGCTGCACCTCGACTACATTCACATCTTTGACGAACAGTATCCCGGCGCGGCGCTGTTGCGCGCCAACTTTCCCGACCGGGTGATGCCGCGGCAATAGTCGGGCTCGATTGATCCGTTAGGGTTGCGGCGCGTCGTCCACCGGTTCGTGCAGGGCGACGAACACCGTCTTGCCGCCGGCGATCTTGCGAATCACCAACCAGTCGCCTTTGTACGCTTTGTGATCGTACGGCCCCAGACTCATGTGCGTGCGCGGGCCGCCGTTGGCCGCGGGCAGCATGCGGACCTTCTCCAAACCTTCCTTCAAGCCTTTGGCGGTCAGCAGATTCGCCCGCGCCAGGCCCTCGGCGATCAGGCGGGCCGTGTCGTAGCTGAGCGCGGTTACGGTGTGATCGCGACGCTTGCCGAGCTTGGCGGCGAGGCGATCGAACAGCGGCAGCAAGCGCGGATTGTCTTCACACATCTGATCAATGCCGTGCCAGCCTTCGAGCGCGGCCATCCATTCGGGCTTGGCGTAACAGAACTGAAAGGCGGTGGTCATGATGCGCGGCGGATTCCAGTTCAAGCTGGTGAACATCGGCGCCATCAAGATGGTCGGATAGCCGTAGCCGAGATAGGCGAGACAGTCGGGCCGCTGGTCGCGAATCTTCCGCAACGTGTTTTCGAGATCGTCCGGGACCTGCGTCGTGTACGCTTCAATCAGCACGTCGAGCCGCTGCTGCGCCGCGTAGTAGCGGAAGTTCGACGCGTACTCGACGCCGCCGGGACTGATCTCGTGGATCATCCCGACGGTCTTGTAGCCGGAATTGCGGATCCACGTCGCCATGATCGCGGCTTCCTCGGCAAGGCCGCCGTTGCCGAGGTTGAAGCAGTACTCGCCGAAGTAGCGATCGGTCCCGGTCCACGTGATCGCGGGGACGCCGGTCGCATTGATCA from Deltaproteobacteria bacterium encodes the following:
- a CDS encoding CoA transferase produces the protein MENRGPLKGIRVIDVSHQAAGPWCTTLLGDMGADVWKIEKPGRGDSIRYARGADPKVGSFNFWGLNRNKRSVGVDIKHRDGAALVKEMVATADVLVENFRPGVMDRLGLGYAQLQPLNPRLIYASITAFGSVGPMAQDPGMDLILQATAGMMGLTGFPDGPPAKAAGPIADISAGAYAAYAIALALLHRTQTGLGQRIDLAMLDAAISLLADISTAYLNTGHEYQKFGNGHPDLVPYQAFQANDGYFIVACLTNAFCKRLMDGLGRADVLKDPKFTTNNARCENRAEFLAILHGIFRTNTCAHWLKLCHDFDVPACRVNSLKDLFEMEQLGAIGSVADWEHPKHGPFKTMNVLFRMSESPGSLRIPPPGLAEHTDDVLRELGKSADEIARLRNVGACG
- a CDS encoding AMP-binding protein → METLGAFLDSVAARDSNAESIAYAPRDAVTARLTWAELREASRVAAKKLIALGVTKGARVGFLCSNRLDWLPIAFGALRIGAILAPFSTLWKRDEIAYALTHGDVSTLLMLPGFLKHDYLASVNEIIPELRRSEPGQLRSSSAPALRRVVLLDGSAPGAERWGDVQPECDNAFLDALERTVSPADWATIFFTSGTTAQAKAVLHCHAALTISARRLAPCFGITPDDAWWGHMPLFWSGGFILGALATMAGGGRIVLQETVDAGSALTLLERERCTIMAGWHQAGPLLEHPDFAKHTLRLKKGTNHQLATQLLGSDHVAIGVYGMSETATCVTAARWDDAEAIRTGTFGKPLDGMTVKIVNPETRQPVAVGEAGEIHVKGPTLMERYYKVPRANTFDADGFFKTGDLGYFDDDGYLHFATRLKDVIKTAGVNVAAVEVEEALARHPAVKAAHVVGVPHPVRGENIAAFVVLHAGADTSPDTLRDFCKSSLASYKVPRHVFLISEAEVPRTGSGKIEKPALRRTAEARIENEGS
- a CDS encoding AMP-binding protein yields the protein MSPRLLLPSSLDFLDLQAQRRRNAGGLVFRGRNIPYGELAAAAHELAAWLAQHGLGAGDHLGVMAANEPALAATMFAVWGLGGVAVPISVRSTVAETTHLLTHARAKALLCDSARAEVAREAAVATGRAAFVCEPTLPLQPQVVRRPRSQPRARAPRAPRPDDLAVLAYTSGTTGAPKGVMITHANLLWSTLACATARGDRADGVGACISPLTHTPVFVSHLLCRVLHGATAVLMDKFDLGVLLEATERFGITDLPLIAGMVFDVVSLKHIPAAVRKTVAKVTVGGAATPMDAKRALAGIFDGAEIIEAYGQSESTNGVAMARGSSVFDHEGTVGRANPYVMVAVRRADGSLAAAGEEGELVVGGPTVMQGYFRDSAATTAAIRDGWLHTGDLGRQNDAGYFFITGRVKQLIITGGENVSPVEVEDVLRTHPDVADVAVIGTPHPKWGEQVTAIVVARDGAQLDAAALTEFAGQRLSGFKKPRRIEFIAALPRNAANKVQTNLLKEQFS
- a CDS encoding ABC transporter substrate-binding protein, which translates into the protein MSKQRQTPHGLSFAPTKIGVLIDLDMGTKDDFLATLRFAFDEAYEQGVITRPVELLVKEAIGLPRLEAKNTIDGYLDLVHQGVLCTIGPLITDNSLALAPVINATGVPAITWTGTDRYFGEYCFNLGNGGLAEEAAIMATWIRNSGYKTVGMIHEISPGGVEYASNFRYYAAQQRLDVLIEAYTTQVPDDLENTLRKIRDQRPDCLAYLGYGYPTILMAPMFTSLNWNPPRIMTTAFQFCYAKPEWMAALEGWHGIDQMCEDNPRLLPLFDRLAAKLGKRRDHTVTALSYDTARLIAEGLARANLLTAKGLKEGLEKVRMLPAANGGPRTHMSLGPYDHKAYKGDWLVIRKIAGGKTVFVALHEPVDDAPQP